TTATCTTTAATCTCATTAAGCAAGGTTTGCAAAATAATTGAAACAATTTTTATACCTTCTTCTTGATCTATCTGAGTAAACGGATCAAATCTAACTTTTTCATCATTTATTAAAGATTTTCCAAGTAAAAAATAATGCCCCTTCAAATTAAGAGGATTAATGCTATATTTTCTTGAATATAGAAGCATGTATATAGGAATTTGAAGACTGCCAATATATTTTGACCAACTTTGTCTATCTGATATATCAAGTTTATCAAATTTTATTTTATAGTTATTTTCATTTCCTGATGTTTTATAATCAACAATTATAATAGAGCTATCAATGTTTTCAACCAAGTCTATCCTGTATTTAAAGCTTGTGTCAAATAGGCTTTCTTCTATAAGTTCTTCCACTTCAAGAATTTTCAATTGATGTTCTTTAGCCATTTTTCTGTAGTATTCTATTAATTCAGATAGTCTTTGAAGTATCTGAAATTTTATTAAATAGAGATTGCCTGTTATTTTACTACCATACTTTTTCAAAAATATATCGTTGACAATTAGTTCAATATCATTTCCAAAATCTCCTGGATGAAGTTTTTTCCCTTTTCTTAATTTAAAATATTGTTTAAGTGATTCATGGACAATTATGCCGATATCAGAATGTTCAATCTCTGTAGAAATATCTTTTTTCTTTATTAACTTAAGTATGTAAAAGTAGTAAAACTTTAACCCACAATCAAGATAGACATCAATGGCTGATGGTGAGAGACAAAGACTGTTTATAATTGTCATTATTTGTTCTGTTTTATAAATTTCTGAAGGTCTTTTTGCTGCCAGATTTACTGACCATGAAATTGATTTTATTGGTATATTAAGTTTCTCGGAAACACTTTTTTCTATTTCCCATATAATTTTTTCAATAAATCTTGACCTTTCATTTTTATCATTCTTTATGTAACAAAGATGCACCTCTTCTGCATTATTAACTAAAAGGGAAAAGTAGTAATAAATAAGCTTTTCTCTATCTTGATAGACAGGTAAGTCAATAATTTTTCTTACGCTATAAGGTAGTAGATAATCTTCAGAAAGATCTGGGAAAACACCTTCATTTAAATCAAGGAAAATAACTTTTTTAAATTTGATATTCCTCGTCTCAAGAAATCCTAATATTTGCAACCCTTTTAATGGTGTTCCATGGAAAGGGACATTTTCAAATATTACAAGATTTTTAAAAAAATTGAAATAAGACTCTATATGTTCAAATTGAAAAGATTTTATTGTAGAGTTAGCTATTTTTTCAAATTGAGCAATAAAAAATTCAACATAAGGATAAAATAAATAATGAAATCTTGCTGTAGTTTTCTCATAAATAAAAAGCAAAACATCCTTGCAGTTATTTATAAATTCTTCAATGTTTCTAATTATTATAAATTTCTTTATTGTATTGTTATGAATTAGCTTGATATGCTCTTTTATATCATCAACTGTAAGATTAAAATCTTTCAAATTTGCTGATATTATTTCAGGCACTTCTTTTTCTAACCATTCAAGCTCAACAAATGGAGGAATTTCTTCAGATCTGAATAAATCTTCTATTTGATGAAAAATTATTCTGCTTAGTTCAGCGCTGTTTTTCACAAGAACATTTTTTGTATATGGATGGAGTACAAACTTAAAATAAGCTGGAACGTAAATTTGATTATTTTCCATTGAGTTTACTGCTTCAAAAAGATTATTAAAAAAACCATAAATTGGAGTTCTTGATAAAGGATATCCCATTGATATGTTATAATCCTCATCTTTTAAAAATGTAATACCCTGTCTTAATAAGGGGAAAAGTGTATCAGATTTTGGTAAAACTATCACTGTTTTTTCATCAATTGGAAAGTTTTCTATAAGGTGTCCAACTACTTTGACTTCTGCATGAGTATCAGGACAGCTATATAAATTGATCTTATCAAAAAGTTTTTTATTAAATTTCACTTCTTCTTGGAAAAGAAAATAGAAATTTTTTAAAGTCGCTAATTTTTGTAATATTTTTTTTTCAGAAGCTGTAAAAGCAAAAAAACCAGCATAAATTAAGTTGTTAAATTTTAAATAACTTTCTAAATCATCACTATCTGCTAATTTTCTATATCTTAATGCTCTTGTGCATAGATTTCTATCTATTAATTCCTTATAAAAGTCTTCATAAACAATAGATAGAAATCGTAATTTTTCCTGAGATTTAGCTGGAATATCAATAAGCGTTTCTACTTCTTTAAGTTGATGTATAGAGATTCCCTCTATATATAGTTCTTCAAAAAGATTAAAAAGCTTAAATCCAAAGGAAATAAAATTGTCAAATTTTCTAAAAAATGTTGTCAATAAATCATGTCTTAAACAAATTTCGTAAATAATTCCAACAGCTTCAACTGCTTCAATAAAACAGGCATTGCTTATTTTCTTAAATAAAAAGTTTACAAATTCATCTGCTGAAAAAATCAAAGGTGGAATAAAAGAGTGGTTTAGTCTCTGAGCAAGGGCTTTTTTTAAATAATATGAAGGTCTCTTACCAGGGAAAACAACGAGATTTTTAGAATAGTCATAGTTTTGAAATTCAAGCATTTCTATAACTTTTTGAATTAAATCATCAGAATGACCAACTACAACAATTTGTTCATCTTTCAGGAAACTTAGTTTCAATGTATTACTCAATCTGTTTAACCTCTCTTAAATCAAGATAGTAAAGATATCCATTGATTTTTTTATCTTTGAAAATTTCTGATAGTATATTCATATAAAGTTTTACTTGTAAAAAATGCTCCTTCTGAGGATGACCTGTTTTGTAATCAATTACAGTAACACTTTCTTTATCCTCAACAACTCTGTCAACTCTGTGAATGACACCGTTTTTGTCTATAATTTCAAATTCATTCAAGACTTTTTCATGCATTAAACTGAAAAATTTTTTTATATCAGGATGATTTATCATATCAATTATCAATTCCTTTATCTCTGAAGCTGAAAAATTACCATAAAACTCTTTATTCAATATTTCTATCTGACTATTTAGTTTTTCCAAAACTTCTTCGTTAGCATATTCTATTTGTTCAAGAATTTTGTGTATAAACTCGCCTCTATTCTTTTCAGCGAAATGAACTATCTCATTTGACACGGAAAAATCAAATAATACTGGATAATGACTAGCCCGAATTTCTAAAGATTTAGGTAGTATTACTGATTCATCTTTAAATAATTTATTACCGATGTTACTATTAAGGTATTCTGAAAGAATATCAAATGGAAATTTATCTTCATTATCAGTCCTGCATAAAATATATAATTCATCTTCTGCTCTTGTAAATGCAACATAAAGAGTATTCAACATCTCTGCAAGTTCTGATTTTTTCAAATCCTCTTTTATCTGTAAAAGAAATTCATTTTTCTCTGCCATCTTATCAGTAACTTTTAAAATATGTATGCCCTCTTCTACGTCATGGAGAACATATCTATTTTTTGGAGTATGTTCATTCTTTAAATAGACAAAAACAATGGGGAAGCCTAATCCTTTGGCTTTATGGATAGTCATAACCTGTATAGCATTTATATCTGTTCCAAGATTTATGTTCCATATAGTTTCGTCATCCCCGGGACTTTCAAAAAAGTCTATCAATGCTTTAATATTGCTGTATCCTTTTTCTTCAAAATTTTTGATAAGCTCAAGTAGTTTAAGAAACGTTGCCTCTTCATCTGGCATAGTCTCAAACACTTTAAAAGTACTTAACGCAACAGAAAGTAAATCATAAACTGGCAAATATCCTGAAAAACGAAAGAGGTCTTTAAAATATCTGCCCCAAATATGAGGAAAATCTTTTTCAAAAAATTTATAAAGTGGAGATTTATCCCTATATTTTAAGAGAAATTCATCAGGGCAGAAATCTATTCCTTCATTGTTAATTAAATTTTTGAATATATCACTCAACAAAAAAGCTGAAAAAGAAAAATCATCTATCGGAGAATCAAGAAATTGAAGAAAGCTTAAAATCTCTGAAGTAACTTTCCTTTTTCTAACATCAAGACTGCTGTAAGATATAAATGGTAATTGTAAATCATTTAACCATTGTGTTATGTTAACAACCTGTTCATTTTTAAAAGCAAGAATTGCTATATCTTTGAAAAGATAACCCCTATTAGTGACATCATATATGGTTTCAACAAGATATTTTTTTATATTGGTTTCTTCCTCTTCATCTTCACTGAATGTTTTAAGCTCAACATAGCCTTTTTCAAAAAATTTCTCTTCTGCAATCTGCTCACACTCATGAAGTCCTGTATATCTGGCAGGTTCACTATAAATAGGATGGTTTGAAATTTTATCTTTAAAAATTTTCATTATAAAATCAATAATTACTTTCTTGCTTCTATAATTTTTATCAAGTGTTTTAACTATCTTGTTTGCTGATGGGAACACTTCATTTTGCTCCAATGTTTTCATTATTTTATAATCTGCACCCCGAAAATTATATATAGCCTGCTTTGTATCACCAACAACAAAAAGACTTCCATTTTCAGCAAGTGCATTTTCAATTAAAAATTTTATGTTATTCCACTGCAATGGAGATGTATCCTGATATTCATCTATAAAAAAATGATGTATTTTTTCTCCGAGTCTAAAATATATATCAGGAACAATTAAGTTATTAAGATATTTAGAAAGCATTTTATTGATATCTTCAATAAAAATCTTAAACTCTTTTTGTTTTATTTGACTCAGTAAATTTTCAAATCCTTTGTAAACTTCAAGATATGGTAAATAAAAAGTTAATGCATAATAAAAAGCATATTTACTTAGAATATCAATAAAATCGCTCCACAAGTTAACGATTTTTTCATATTTCGGTAATAGAGTTGAATTTTTAGGTTTATTTACAGGTGCTTTCTTAATCCCCCTTTCTAAAAGTTCTCTAAAATTTTTATTTTCAATTATTCTATCAAAATCATCCAGAATCTTAGTTGAACGGGTTAGTTCAAGCCCTGAATCATTAATTTCTTTCTTCAGAAGTTGCATCATTTTTGTGAGTTCAACCTCAATATTATTTTTCATTTCTATATATTCCCCGGCAACTATAAACTCCTTGTCAGTACTATAAATTTTGGAATGTAATCCTTTAATTTCATTAAAAATTGCATCCGCTGGGTTCCAGAGGTATGTTTTACTGTTTAAACTTATAATTTTTATAACCTTTTCAAAAAAATCGGCTTTAATAGAATTTTCTTCAATATCCTTTAAAAACAAATCATAACTGTATTGCATGAGAGATTGATTATTCATAAGAATTTCAAAATCTGGATTATAATCAAAATCAATTGCTGAAGCTTTAAAAACTGAAGTCATAAAACTATCAATAGTTTTTACTTGAAAATCTGAATAATTGTTGAGTATTTCATCAAGTATTTGTCCAGCTTTAAGGGAAAGTTCTTCAGGAGATAGACTTAGAAGTTCTGACAATCTATTTAAAGAATTTTCTTCTTTGCAATATAAATTCTTGAGCCATTCTATTATTCTATCTTTCATTTCATAGGAAGCATTGTTAGAAAAAGTTATGGCAAGAATATTTTTTAATGAATTATTTGGAATATCATCTGAAAGCAAAAAATATACAAATCTTTCGGTCAGGGCTGTGGTTTTTCCCGAACCAGCAGATGCTTTCAGAATAATATAATGTGGAAATTGGAGCTCTAAGCT
The Thermodesulfovibrio yellowstonii DSM 11347 DNA segment above includes these coding regions:
- a CDS encoding PD-(D/E)XK nuclease family protein, producing the protein MSNTLKLSFLKDEQIVVVGHSDDLIQKVIEMLEFQNYDYSKNLVVFPGKRPSYYLKKALAQRLNHSFIPPLIFSADEFVNFLFKKISNACFIEAVEAVGIIYEICLRHDLLTTFFRKFDNFISFGFKLFNLFEELYIEGISIHQLKEVETLIDIPAKSQEKLRFLSIVYEDFYKELIDRNLCTRALRYRKLADSDDLESYLKFNNLIYAGFFAFTASEKKILQKLATLKNFYFLFQEEVKFNKKLFDKINLYSCPDTHAEVKVVGHLIENFPIDEKTVIVLPKSDTLFPLLRQGITFLKDEDYNISMGYPLSRTPIYGFFNNLFEAVNSMENNQIYVPAYFKFVLHPYTKNVLVKNSAELSRIIFHQIEDLFRSEEIPPFVELEWLEKEVPEIISANLKDFNLTVDDIKEHIKLIHNNTIKKFIIIRNIEEFINNCKDVLLFIYEKTTARFHYLFYPYVEFFIAQFEKIANSTIKSFQFEHIESYFNFFKNLVIFENVPFHGTPLKGLQILGFLETRNIKFKKVIFLDLNEGVFPDLSEDYLLPYSVRKIIDLPVYQDREKLIYYYFSLLVNNAEEVHLCYIKNDKNERSRFIEKIIWEIEKSVSEKLNIPIKSISWSVNLAAKRPSEIYKTEQIMTIINSLCLSPSAIDVYLDCGLKFYYFYILKLIKKKDISTEIEHSDIGIIVHESLKQYFKLRKGKKLHPGDFGNDIELIVNDIFLKKYGSKITGNLYLIKFQILQRLSELIEYYRKMAKEHQLKILEVEELIEESLFDTSFKYRIDLVENIDSSIIIVDYKTSGNENNYKIKFDKLDISDRQSWSKYIGSLQIPIYMLLYSRKYSINPLNLKGHYFLLGKSLINDEKVRFDPFTQIDQEEGIKIVSIILQTLLNEIKDKNTPFEPTSDFKNKCKFCDFQPICGTFTTPSKTS
- a CDS encoding UvrD-helicase domain-containing protein, producing the protein MTKSLELQFPHYIILKASAGSGKTTALTERFVYFLLSDDIPNNSLKNILAITFSNNASYEMKDRIIEWLKNLYCKEENSLNRLSELLSLSPEELSLKAGQILDEILNNYSDFQVKTIDSFMTSVFKASAIDFDYNPDFEILMNNQSLMQYSYDLFLKDIEENSIKADFFEKVIKIISLNSKTYLWNPADAIFNEIKGLHSKIYSTDKEFIVAGEYIEMKNNIEVELTKMMQLLKKEINDSGLELTRSTKILDDFDRIIENKNFRELLERGIKKAPVNKPKNSTLLPKYEKIVNLWSDFIDILSKYAFYYALTFYLPYLEVYKGFENLLSQIKQKEFKIFIEDINKMLSKYLNNLIVPDIYFRLGEKIHHFFIDEYQDTSPLQWNNIKFLIENALAENGSLFVVGDTKQAIYNFRGADYKIMKTLEQNEVFPSANKIVKTLDKNYRSKKVIIDFIMKIFKDKISNHPIYSEPARYTGLHECEQIAEEKFFEKGYVELKTFSEDEEEETNIKKYLVETIYDVTNRGYLFKDIAILAFKNEQVVNITQWLNDLQLPFISYSSLDVRKRKVTSEILSFLQFLDSPIDDFSFSAFLLSDIFKNLINNEGIDFCPDEFLLKYRDKSPLYKFFEKDFPHIWGRYFKDLFRFSGYLPVYDLLSVALSTFKVFETMPDEEATFLKLLELIKNFEEKGYSNIKALIDFFESPGDDETIWNINLGTDINAIQVMTIHKAKGLGFPIVFVYLKNEHTPKNRYVLHDVEEGIHILKVTDKMAEKNEFLLQIKEDLKKSELAEMLNTLYVAFTRAEDELYILCRTDNEDKFPFDILSEYLNSNIGNKLFKDESVILPKSLEIRASHYPVLFDFSVSNEIVHFAEKNRGEFIHKILEQIEYANEEVLEKLNSQIEILNKEFYGNFSASEIKELIIDMINHPDIKKFFSLMHEKVLNEFEIIDKNGVIHRVDRVVEDKESVTVIDYKTGHPQKEHFLQVKLYMNILSEIFKDKKINGYLYYLDLREVKQIE